One window of Botrimarina mediterranea genomic DNA carries:
- a CDS encoding ABC transporter ATP-binding protein: MANLEIDHVHHAYGPKKVLNDVNLRVEAGQLVALVGPSGCGKSTLLHAILGTHPPTGGVVRVAGEPMLRPSRDVGIVYQHYSLYDFLTARKNVAFGLMLNETSAPYRFFNYPGWLRQRAEHLERADELLDKVGLTAARDLYPSQMSGGMRQRVAIAQALIMKPRVLLLDEPFGALDEATREELQLMLLQLYEENLAAIAANEPPPYTIIIVTHELNEALYVSDRVVGLSQYHTDGANGATIVYDRPAPRFKPGEPKDLAKFVQQKNEMVEAVFSESFAKDHRRYVTFWEEYEKKAATAVGA; encoded by the coding sequence ATGGCAAATCTGGAAATCGACCACGTCCACCACGCCTACGGCCCCAAGAAGGTGCTGAATGACGTGAACCTCCGCGTCGAGGCGGGGCAGCTCGTGGCGCTGGTGGGGCCGAGCGGGTGCGGCAAGTCCACCTTGCTCCACGCGATTCTCGGCACGCATCCGCCCACCGGCGGCGTCGTCCGGGTGGCGGGCGAGCCGATGCTGCGGCCGTCACGCGACGTGGGGATCGTCTACCAGCACTACAGCCTCTACGACTTCTTGACGGCGCGCAAGAACGTGGCGTTCGGGCTGATGCTCAACGAGACCTCGGCGCCGTATCGCTTCTTCAACTACCCCGGTTGGCTGCGTCAACGCGCCGAGCACCTCGAACGGGCGGACGAGCTGCTCGACAAGGTCGGCCTGACCGCCGCGCGCGACCTCTACCCGAGCCAGATGTCGGGCGGCATGCGGCAACGGGTGGCGATCGCTCAGGCGCTGATCATGAAGCCGCGGGTGCTGCTGCTCGACGAGCCGTTCGGCGCGCTCGACGAGGCGACGCGCGAAGAACTGCAACTGATGCTGCTGCAACTCTACGAAGAGAACTTAGCAGCGATCGCGGCGAACGAGCCGCCGCCCTACACGATCATCATCGTTACGCACGAATTGAACGAGGCGCTGTACGTCTCCGACCGCGTGGTGGGCCTCTCGCAGTACCACACCGACGGCGCCAACGGCGCAACGATCGTCTACGACCGCCCCGCGCCGCGTTTCAAGCCCGGCGAGCCGAAGGACCTGGCGAAGTTCGTGCAGCAGAAGAACGAGATGGTCGAGGCCGTGTTCAGCGAGTCGTTCGCCAAGGACCACCGCAGGTACGTGACGTTTTGGGAGGAGTACGAGAAGAAGGCGGCAACGGCCGTCGGCGCTTGA
- a CDS encoding acetate/propionate family kinase, whose amino-acid sequence MKVLVLNCGSSSIKHRLFEMPNDHEPGGIELGRGAIEGIGAEGSVADHAAGLRQVCDELGVEPEIVAHRVVHGGERFVAPIVIDDEVVAELDRLNPLAPLHNPANVLGIRVAREWFPRATHVAVFDTAFHATLPLYASHYAIPKHLATEHGVRRYGFHGSSHAWASQRAAELLGRPLEELRLVILHLGAGASATAVLGGKSIDTSMGMTPMEGLVMATRAGDIDPGVPLFLQRELGMTAAEVDRLLNRESGLRGYCDESDLREVLRRADEGDTDAQLAVEAYVYRIAKYVGAYAVALGGLDAVVFTAGVGERSAPIRALVAQRLTLFGAKLDAEANDASTSEDRAIQTADSPVALLIVATNEELQIAREAAALVE is encoded by the coding sequence GTGAAAGTCCTCGTCCTGAACTGCGGCAGCTCATCGATCAAGCACCGGCTTTTTGAGATGCCCAATGATCATGAACCGGGTGGTATCGAGCTGGGCCGTGGCGCCATCGAAGGCATCGGCGCGGAGGGCTCGGTCGCCGATCACGCCGCAGGGCTACGGCAAGTGTGCGACGAGCTCGGCGTCGAGCCCGAGATCGTCGCGCACCGCGTCGTTCACGGCGGCGAGCGTTTCGTCGCGCCGATAGTGATCGACGACGAGGTCGTCGCTGAACTCGACCGGCTCAACCCGCTCGCGCCGCTGCACAACCCCGCCAACGTGCTCGGCATCCGAGTCGCGCGCGAGTGGTTCCCCCGGGCGACGCATGTCGCCGTATTCGACACGGCGTTCCACGCCACGCTGCCGCTCTACGCCAGCCACTACGCGATCCCAAAGCACTTGGCGACCGAACACGGCGTGCGGCGCTACGGCTTCCACGGCTCGTCGCACGCCTGGGCGTCACAGCGCGCCGCAGAACTTCTCGGCAGACCGCTCGAAGAACTGCGGCTCGTCATCCTCCACCTCGGCGCCGGCGCGAGCGCCACGGCGGTCCTCGGCGGTAAGTCGATCGACACGTCGATGGGCATGACGCCAATGGAGGGCCTCGTGATGGCGACCCGTGCGGGCGACATCGACCCGGGCGTGCCGCTCTTCCTCCAGCGCGAACTCGGCATGACCGCCGCCGAGGTCGACCGCCTCCTCAATCGCGAAAGCGGCCTCCGCGGCTACTGTGACGAGTCCGACCTTCGCGAAGTTCTCCGCCGCGCTGATGAAGGGGACACCGACGCCCAGCTCGCCGTCGAAGCCTACGTCTACCGCATCGCCAAGTACGTCGGCGCCTACGCCGTCGCCCTCGGCGGCCTCGACGCGGTGGTCTTCACCGCCGGCGTCGGCGAACGCAGCGCGCCGATCCGGGCGCTGGTTGCCCAGCGGCTGACGTTGTTCGGCGCGAAGCTCGACGCCGAAGCGAACGACGCATCGACTAGCGAAGACCGTGCGATTCAAACCGCCGACAGCCCCGTAGCCCTCTTGATCGTGGCGACGAATGAAGAGCTACAGATCGCCCGCGAAGCGGCGGCGCTGGTGGAGTGA